A stretch of DNA from candidate division WOR-3 bacterium:
ATTGAACTCACAAAATATATTGGTGGTTAATGGAATCACAATGTTGGTTTACCAGGCGGCATTTTCATTCAGTATCTGGACTGGAAGAATGCCGCCGGTAAACATAATGAAGAATGCAATCAAGGAGGTGCAGATTGGTTAGAATCTTAACGGCTGGTGAATCCCATGGGCCAGGATTGACAGCGATAATAGATGGGATGCCGGCAGGCATAAAAATAGAGGTTGATTTTATAAACAAAGAATTAAAAAGACGTCAATCCGGTATGGGCAGAAGTGAAAGGATGAAGATAGAAAATGATGAGATTGAAATCATTTCTGGTGTTAAAAACGGAAAAACGATTGGTTCGCCTATCACGCTTTTTATAAGAAATACCGATTACCGAAAAGCCCATTTTTTATTAGAAAAGAAAAAAGACAAAGTGGTTACAATTCCAAGACCGGGGCACGCAGACCTGCCGGGTCTATTAAAATTTGGTTTTTTTGATATTCAAGATGTTCTGGAAAGGGCTTCCGCAAGAGAAACCGCTATGAGGGTTGCAGCGGGCGCTGTTTTTAAAATTTTTTTGAATGAGTTTGAGATCAATATTGGTTCAAGGGTTGTCTCAATTGGTTCTGCAAAAAAGAAAAACCAGTTCTTGAATTTAATAAAAAGGGCACAAAAAATCGGTGAAACAGTTGGTGGGATTGTTGAAGTTTATGCTGATAATGTATGCCCTGGACTTGGAAGTTATACACAATTTGACAAAAGACTTGATGCATTGATTGGGCTGGCAATGCTGTCAATACCATCGGTAAAAGGAATTGAAATAGGCGAGGCAATAAAAAGTACTATTATTTTTGGCTCAAAATTCCACGATGAAATATTTTTTAGTAAAAACAATGGTTTCTATAGAAGGACGAATAACGCAGGTGGAATTGAAGGGGGCGTAAGCAATGGCGAAAGGATTTTGATAAGGCTCTATGCAAAACCAATTCCTACCCTCGGGAATCCTTTGTATTCGGTTGATATAAAGACCAAAAAAAGAACTTTAGCTCCAAAACCCAGGGCGGATGTATGCGTTGTCGAATCAATTTGCGTGATTGCTGAAGCAATGCTTGCGTATGTTATCGCCTCTGCAATTTGTGAAAAATTTGGAGGTGATTGTCTTGCCGATATAAAAAAGAATTATCGTTTTTATCAAAAGAGGATAAAGAATGTCTGAAAATATCATTTTAACAGGATTTATGGGTTCGGGCAAGGATACCATAGGAAGATTGCTCGCAAGTAGATTAAATATGGGTTTTATTTCCACTGACCAAATGATTGAACTGGCTGAGCAGAAGTCGATTAAAAAGATTTTTGAAGAGAAGGGCGAAGTTTATTTCCGAAAAAAAGAAAAATGGGTGATTGAGAAGATAAAGGGATTGAAAAATGTTGTTATAGCCACCGGTGGCGGTATGGTGATTGATATGAAAAACAGAAAAGAATTGCAAAAAATGGGAAATGTGATACAACTATCAGCAAATATTGAAACCTTGAAAAAAAGGATTATCACCAATGGAGAAAGACCGTTGATAAGAAATGTTTTTGACATTGATAGATTATACAGAAAAAGAAAGGGTATATATGACTTTGCCAAGATAAAGATTGATAATTCAGAAAAAAAGCCAGAAATGGTTGTAAATAAGATTATTGAAGAACTGAATTTTGAAAAACCTCAATCGTTTAAAGAAAAAGCAGAGATACGAATTAAAACGAAATTAAAAAATTACCCGGTAATCATTGGTTATGATATTATGGAGCATTTACCCATTTTTAATAATAAGGTGGTGATAATCACAAATCCACTGGTGGGCACACTTTATATGAACGAACTCATAAATTATCTCAAAAAAGGAAATAATGAAATAGATTATTTTATCATCCCGGATGGAGAGGAATTTAAGAATTTTGATACTGTGGAGAAAATATATGACTTTCTTTTTAGGACCAATTTCCAGCGACAAAATTTTATAATAAGTTTAGGGGGTGGTGTTATCACGGATATTGCAGGTTTTGTTGCATCCACATTCAAAAGGGGATGTAGAGTAATCCATATTCCGACAACACTTCTCTGCCAGGTAGACGCAGCAATCGGTGGTAAGACTGGTATAAACACAGATTACGGCAAAAATATGCTGGGTACATTTTACCAGCCTGAACTCGTCCTATGCGATTTGAAAAAATTACTAACCCTTTCGGACAAAGAATTTTTAAACGGTATCGCCGAAGTCATAAAATATAGTATAATACATTCCAAAAGATTGTTTTACATTCTTCAAAAAAAGAAAGAACAGGTCAAAAATCGCAATTTACAGCTCTTATTTGAGATTGTGAAGGCGTGTGTATCTATAAAGGGTGTGATAATAAATCAAGATGAAACCGAAGAAAAGGGGATAAGGGAGATTTTAAATTTTGGTCATACAATCGGACATATCATTGAAACGATAACGAATTATAATATCTATTCCCATGGTGAGGCAATATCAATGGGAATGGTTGAAGAAATGAAACTATTTGGCAGAAAAATAAACGAGATGCGCGAAGTTAAAGAACTGCTGAAGGAATATTGCCTACCAATATATGTGCCGTGTGATCTTAAAAACAAGATGAAGAAATTAATCTCACATGATAAGAAAATGAAAGGTAAATATATAACCATCGCTGTTTTTGAAGGGATTGGCAAAATAAAGATAAAGGAGGTTTTATGCAGAAAATTCTTTTAATAAATGGTCCTAATTTAAATCTTCTGGGCAAGAGAAATCGATTTTTTTACGGGGATTTATCGCTTAAAGAAATAAATGAGAAAATTCTTAACCATGCAAAGCAGATGGGAATAATGGTTGATATATACCAATCAAATTCCGAGGGTGCGATAATTGAAATCATACAGAATGCGGAAGGATATGATGGACTCATTATAAATCCTGGTGCCTACACCCATACTTCGGTAGCAATAAGGGATGCAATTGAGTCGGTTGGTATTAAAACGATAGAGGTTCATATCAGCAATATCTATGCTCGAGAATCATTCAGACACAAAAGTTTTATTGCACCAGTATGTATCGGGCAAATAGCGGGGCTGGGTTGGTATGGATATATTCTGGCAATTGAATTTTTTATTCATTTTCATTACGGAGAAGAAAATGTATCGCCAGCCGAATAAAAGTGGTTATTTCGGAATATTTGGTGGTAGATTTATACCTGAAACATTGATGCCGGCATTGATAGAACTTGAGAAGGCTTATAGAAATTTTAAAAATAATAGTGAATTCAAAAGAGAATTAAATTTTTATTTAAAACATTATGCTGGCAGGCCGACACCACTATACTTTGCAAAAAATTTATCAGAAAAGATGAATGGGGCAAGGATATTTTTCAAACGGGAGGATCTTCTTCATACCGGTGCCCATAAGATAAATAATACAATCGGTCAGGTTTTGCTTGCAAAGAAAATGGGCAAAAAAAGAGTAATCGCTGAGACCGGTGCCGGACAGCATGGTGTTGCCACTGCGACTGCCTGTGCCCTTTTAGGATTGAAATGTATTGTATATATGGGGAAAAAAGATATGAGTAGACAGAAGATGAATGTCTTGAAAATGAGGCTTCTTGGTGCCGAAGTTATTCCTGTAAATAGTGGAACAGAGACCCTGAAAGACGCAATAAATGAGGCAATAAGGGATTGGGTTACAAATATCAAGACCACCCATTATTGTATTGGCTCGGTTGTGGGACCACATCCCTACCCAATGCTTGTGCGTGATTTCCAAACGGTAATAGGCAAAGAAGTAAAAATACAGATAAAAAAAATAGTGGGTAGATTACCCGACCTACTCATTGCCTGTGTTGGCGGTGGAAGTAATGCCCTTGGCTTCTTCTATCCATTTTTAGATACAAGTGTAAAGATGTTAGGGGTTGAGGCCGGTGGGTTTGGTATACATACAAAGAGACATTCTGCAACACTATCTTGTGGAACGGTCGGAGTTCTACATGGAGCAATGAGCCTTGTTCTACAGAATAAATACGGGCAGATTATGTCTGCTCATTCCATTGCCCCGGGGCTTGATTATCCAGGAGTCGGTCCGGAGCACTCCTTTCTAAAAACAAGCAAGATAGTAAATTATACAACCTGCACCGATAGGCAGGCGATTAAGGCATTTAAAATTCTATCGGAAACCGAAGGGATTATCCCCGCCTTAGAAAGTTCTCATGCCCTTTATATTGCAATCCAGAAGGCAAAAGAAATGGACCGAAAAAAAATTATAGTTGTTAACCTTTCGGGCAGGGGTGATAAAGATTTAGAGATTGCGGAGGAATTTTATGAGCGCGATTAAAGAAAGATTTAAAATACTTGAAGAAAATAACGAAGCAGCGCTCATCGCATATCTAACTGCTGGATATCCCACACTTGAAAAATCAATGAGATACATTCAGACAATTGGGAAATATGCTGATATAATTGAAATCGGTATTCCTTTTTCAGATCCGATTGCAGATGGTAAAGTGATACAACATGCTTCACAAATTGCCCTGGAAAAAGGGACAAATTTATTTTCTATATTTGGCGCACTTGCAAAGATAAGGATTGATAAACCCCTTGTGATTATGTCCTATTTGAATCCATTGCTCTCTTTCGGTATTGATAGATTCTTTATGGAAAGCAGTAAGATCGGTATTTCAGGTGTGATTGTGCCGGACCTTGTGGTTGAAGAGACGGGATTATTAAAAAAATATGCTCATAAATACTCAATTGATCTGATTCAACTAATTGCACCTACATCAAATAAGGATAGAATAAATTTGATTGGTAAAATTTCTGATGGCTTTGTCTATTGCGTATCTATAACCGGTACAACAGGGATGAAAAAAAGTCTGCCTGATACACTTCCATTATTTATTCAGAGGGTGAAATCAATGGTGGATAAACCCGTGGTTGTAGGATTTGGAATATCAAGAGCAAGTCAAATAAAAGAACTGTGTAGATTTGCAGACGGCGTGGTAATAGGCAGTCGGATAATTGAGGCAATTAAAAACCGTGAGGATATGAACGCATTGTTGAAAAGTTTTAAAAGGTCCACAATTAGATGAATTTATATTTTGATATTTGTGACCTTTGAATAATCTATGTAAAGGAGGTTTTATGCTCGTTGTTATGCATAAAGATGCAACACAAAGACAGATACGAAAAGTTTGTAAACTAATAAAGGAAATGGGACTAACACCCCACCCAATAAAAGGTGCCCAGCGTGTAGCAATCGGCATAACCGGTAATAAAGAAATGGTTGATACAAGAAGGATAGAAAATCTGGAGGGTGTAATAAATATCATTCATGTTACACAACCTTATAAATTGACCGGCAGAGAAATGAAGCCCGATGATACAAAAATAAAGATTGGTAATGTGGTGATTGGTGGTAAAAAGGCAGTAATCATTGCTGGTCCCTGTGCTGTGGAGTCTGAAAGGCAGATGATTAATATTGCCAGGGCAGTGAAGTCAATCGGTGCTGATATGCTACGGGGTGGGGCATTCAAACCGAGGACATCCCCATACTCATTCCAGGGACTGGGTGAAGAAGGGCTGAAGATACTTGCTCGGGCAGGTAAAGAAAACAAACTGCCAGTCGTATCTGAGGTAGTTGATACAGAAATGTTTTCGCTTGTTGAAGAATATGTTGATGTAATTCAAATCGGAGCAAGGAATATGCAGAATTATGCCCTGCTAAAAAGGGCGGGTAAAAGTAAAAAACCAATATTATTAAAAAGGGGGATGGCTTCAACAATCCAGGAATTTCTACTTGCCGCAGAATATATTATGTCTGAAGGGAATTATAATGTTATTCTCTGCGAACGGGGGATAAGGACTTTCAGTGATTTTACAAGATTTACGCTTGATATTAGTAGTATTCCTGAACTCAAGAAAATATCACATCTGCCTGTTATTGTGGACCCAAGCCATGCGTCAGGAAAAAGAGATATGGTATTGCCACTTTCAAGGGCGGCGATTGCTGCAGGTGCAGATGGAATCATAGTTGAAGTTCACAACAATCCTGAAAGGGCACTTTCTGATGGCCCGCAATCTTTAACAATAAAAGGGTTTGAGATTTTAATGAATGAAATAAAAACGATTGCAAATGCAATCAACAGAATTTAATAGACCTTGACAGCTGTGCATTTTTCTTATATAATTTAATGAAAGGAGTGGCTATGCAGGAAATTATTAAAAATTCAATATTGGTTGGATTGGGTATCGCCGCCGTAGGGAGGAAAAAATTTAAAAAGGTGTATGAAACATTAAAGGATGAAGGTGAGAAATTCAGGGATGAAATCCCTGTGATCCAAAAACGGTGGCAGAGGATAGAAATGATTTCCGATAGAATGGAACAGATAGGGCAGAAAGTAATGCAGAGGTTGAATATTGCTACACAGAAAGAACTCTCTGAATTGAGTAAAAAAATTGAAAAGATTTTAAAACAAAAATCTGTTGTTGAGTAAAATTCATAATAAATGTTCATCAATCCATTCAGGCGGTTTAACCGCTATTTCCAAATTACCCACACACTCTTAAAATATGGATTTGGTGAATATGTAAAGACAATTCATCCCGCATACCTTCTTGCCCGTCTGGGAATTAAGAAAAGTAAGATTTCAATCCGTCCTATACCTGAACGCATAAAACTCGTCTGTGAGGAACTCGGTCCAACTTTTATAAAACTCGGACAGATTGCGTCTACAAGAACCGATATTTTTTCTGAAGAACTGACTGAGGTACTCAGTCTTTTACAGGATCAGGTCAAACCAGAACCATTTTCCATAATGAAAGGTGTAATAGAGAATGAAATTGGACCGATTAATGAGGTGTTTACAGAGTTCAATAAAAATCCGATAGGGTCTGCATCTATTGCCCAGGTATATTTTGCTAAATATAAAGATATTCCCGTTATTGTTAAGGTGCGCCGACCTAATATTGAAAAGATAATAGAACTGGATATTGATATGCTTAAAAGAATTATAACAATTGCGGAAATAAATATTCCCGGAGTAAAAGAAAGAAATCCTAAGGAAATGATTGATGCATTTGCACGAACTATATTTAAGGAAATTGATTTTTTGAATGAAGTGGCAAATGCCGAGAAGTTCAGCGAAAATTTTTCAAAAGATCCGAGGATAAAAATCCCTAAAGTTTTTAAAGAAATCTCTACCTCAAAAGTTTTGATTCAAGAATACATTGATGGAATAAAAATAACCGACCTTAAAAGAATAAAAGAAAATGGGATAGATCCCAGAATCATTGCTGAAAATGGTGCTGATATCTTTCTTAAACAAGTTCTCATAGATGGATTTTTCCATGCGGATCCCCACCCGGGGAATATCTTTGTGTTAAAAGACAATGTAATAGTACCGATTGATTTTGGAATGGTTGGTAGAATAACACCACAATTGAAAGAAAAACTTGTAGCTCTTGTCATTGGTGTAGTCAATCGTGATGCTTATCAGGTTGCACGGGTGATATTAAAGATGGGAATTGTAAATAAAAATGTAGATGTGAATATGTTTCAGGAAGATATTCTTTATATACTTGATAAGTTTGAAGGGAGGTCAATAAAACATATTTCAATAAAAGACTTTATAACTGATATAAATCGGGTCATTAGAAGGTATCAAATCATTATTCCACAGGACTTGCTTTATTTAGGAAAATCTTTATCCCAGCTTGAATCAATCGGCAGGGAACTTGATGAAGATTTTGATATCATAAATTTTGCAAGAAATTTTGCACACAGGCACCGTCTTGGTAGGGTATCATTCGATTTAATGATTAATAAAAGTAAAAAATGGTTTGAAGATATGATAAATGCAATATTTGACTTACCTGAGAATATAAACAATTTATTTGAAACCATAAAAAGGATTGATAAAAAAGAAAATGATAAAAAACCCGAAAGGTATTTGCACTGGTATCTTAGTGGTTTCGGAATAATGTTTATTTCGATGTTTATAATAATGGTGATAAACCATCCTGTAGCAAAAATTGCTGGTATTGCTGGAATTGTCGTTGCCTTTCTCATATTTATGATACAGTTATTGAATTCTTTTATTTCATATTGACACTTTTCCTTTTTTAAATATAATCGTCTGCTGAGGGATGTAAGGGAAGTGCCGTGAAAATCGGCCGCAGTCGCCGCTACTGTAACCCCAACCTTTTCCAAAAGAAAAGGGACTCTTTTAGCATTTAAAAGCCACTGCCCTTTTGGGTGGGAAGGCTGCTAAAAGAGTGGGGAAGCCAGGAGACCTATCCCCAGTAAATAGGGAAGTCCTTCGGACGAAAGGAGGTACCTTTTGATTTCCCTGATATTTTTAATTTCATCTATATTCTTTGTTGGGGACTCAACCTATGAGTTAGAACCATTATACATTACTGCCTCGCGTTATAAATTAGACATATTACATACTCCTTTCAATGTTGAACTTCTTCCTAAGGATGTGACTTCGCTTTCCGAACAACTGACAAAAATTCCAGGTATCTCTTTGCTTGACTATGGCAATCTTTCCACTATCTCTATAAAAGGACCAAATAGTAAATCTACCACAGTCTCTCTCAATGATATACCGCTGAACTCAGTCCAGTCAGGAGATTTTGATATCTCACTAATTCCTTCTTATTTTATAGAAGAAGGTTATATCACCAATATCAGTCTTGCTGGTTTGCATCTCTCCGGGAATCTTGGAAATACGGCGGCTCTTTATATAAAAGATAAAGAAAAGAGTGCATTTCTAAAAAATGGAAGTTTTGGAAAAATCGCATTTGGTAGTATCTTTGGTTGCTACTCAATGGCAGGTGGATTTTACATTGAAAAAAACAAGAATAGATATCCATTCAAGGATGAATTTAATAATCTCTATTACCGAGATAATGCCCAATACTGCCATTGTGCAGGTTATCTTATATCAAATTCGCCTGTTAGAATTAATCTCTTTTCCACATTTCGTGACGCTGATGTCCCCGAAAAATTGGGAAGTATTGCAGGACTGCCTCATAAAAACGAAGGTTCTATCGTCGGCTCAATTTTCTATGACACAAAGACTTTAAGAATCGGTAGTTATGGAAATTTTTACGCTCTTAATTATGAAGATACTATCTTTGGCAACGACCAACACAAAAGTTTTTTTGAAGGATTGGATTGTTCTTTTAAAACAGGAGAGCGAGATTGGGGATTTTACTTAACACAAGAACAGACATCATCGACAAAAATCGGACAGCA
This window harbors:
- a CDS encoding AarF/ABC1/UbiB kinase family protein, giving the protein MFINPFRRFNRYFQITHTLLKYGFGEYVKTIHPAYLLARLGIKKSKISIRPIPERIKLVCEELGPTFIKLGQIASTRTDIFSEELTEVLSLLQDQVKPEPFSIMKGVIENEIGPINEVFTEFNKNPIGSASIAQVYFAKYKDIPVIVKVRRPNIEKIIELDIDMLKRIITIAEINIPGVKERNPKEMIDAFARTIFKEIDFLNEVANAEKFSENFSKDPRIKIPKVFKEISTSKVLIQEYIDGIKITDLKRIKENGIDPRIIAENGADIFLKQVLIDGFFHADPHPGNIFVLKDNVIVPIDFGMVGRITPQLKEKLVALVIGVVNRDAYQVARVILKMGIVNKNVDVNMFQEDILYILDKFEGRSIKHISIKDFITDINRVIRRYQIIIPQDLLYLGKSLSQLESIGRELDEDFDIINFARNFAHRHRLGRVSFDLMINKSKKWFEDMINAIFDLPENINNLFETIKRIDKKENDKKPERYLHWYLSGFGIMFISMFIIMVINHPVAKIAGIAGIVVAFLIFMIQLLNSFISY
- a CDS encoding chorismate synthase; the protein is MVRILTAGESHGPGLTAIIDGMPAGIKIEVDFINKELKRRQSGMGRSERMKIENDEIEIISGVKNGKTIGSPITLFIRNTDYRKAHFLLEKKKDKVVTIPRPGHADLPGLLKFGFFDIQDVLERASARETAMRVAAGAVFKIFLNEFEINIGSRVVSIGSAKKKNQFLNLIKRAQKIGETVGGIVEVYADNVCPGLGSYTQFDKRLDALIGLAMLSIPSVKGIEIGEAIKSTIIFGSKFHDEIFFSKNNGFYRRTNNAGGIEGGVSNGERILIRLYAKPIPTLGNPLYSVDIKTKKRTLAPKPRADVCVVESICVIAEAMLAYVIASAICEKFGGDCLADIKKNYRFYQKRIKNV
- the aroF gene encoding 3-deoxy-7-phosphoheptulonate synthase, encoding MLVVMHKDATQRQIRKVCKLIKEMGLTPHPIKGAQRVAIGITGNKEMVDTRRIENLEGVINIIHVTQPYKLTGREMKPDDTKIKIGNVVIGGKKAVIIAGPCAVESERQMINIARAVKSIGADMLRGGAFKPRTSPYSFQGLGEEGLKILARAGKENKLPVVSEVVDTEMFSLVEEYVDVIQIGARNMQNYALLKRAGKSKKPILLKRGMASTIQEFLLAAEYIMSEGNYNVILCERGIRTFSDFTRFTLDISSIPELKKISHLPVIVDPSHASGKRDMVLPLSRAAIAAGADGIIVEVHNNPERALSDGPQSLTIKGFEILMNEIKTIANAINRI
- the aroB gene encoding 3-dehydroquinate synthase, with the protein product MSENIILTGFMGSGKDTIGRLLASRLNMGFISTDQMIELAEQKSIKKIFEEKGEVYFRKKEKWVIEKIKGLKNVVIATGGGMVIDMKNRKELQKMGNVIQLSANIETLKKRIITNGERPLIRNVFDIDRLYRKRKGIYDFAKIKIDNSEKKPEMVVNKIIEELNFEKPQSFKEKAEIRIKTKLKNYPVIIGYDIMEHLPIFNNKVVIITNPLVGTLYMNELINYLKKGNNEIDYFIIPDGEEFKNFDTVEKIYDFLFRTNFQRQNFIISLGGGVITDIAGFVASTFKRGCRVIHIPTTLLCQVDAAIGGKTGINTDYGKNMLGTFYQPELVLCDLKKLLTLSDKEFLNGIAEVIKYSIIHSKRLFYILQKKKEQVKNRNLQLLFEIVKACVSIKGVIINQDETEEKGIREILNFGHTIGHIIETITNYNIYSHGEAISMGMVEEMKLFGRKINEMREVKELLKEYCLPIYVPCDLKNKMKKLISHDKKMKGKYITIAVFEGIGKIKIKEVLCRKFF
- the aroQ gene encoding type II 3-dehydroquinate dehydratase, whose product is MQKILLINGPNLNLLGKRNRFFYGDLSLKEINEKILNHAKQMGIMVDIYQSNSEGAIIEIIQNAEGYDGLIINPGAYTHTSVAIRDAIESVGIKTIEVHISNIYARESFRHKSFIAPVCIGQIAGLGWYGYILAIEFFIHFHYGEENVSPAE
- the trpA gene encoding tryptophan synthase subunit alpha, which encodes MAYLTAGYPTLEKSMRYIQTIGKYADIIEIGIPFSDPIADGKVIQHASQIALEKGTNLFSIFGALAKIRIDKPLVIMSYLNPLLSFGIDRFFMESSKIGISGVIVPDLVVEETGLLKKYAHKYSIDLIQLIAPTSNKDRINLIGKISDGFVYCVSITGTTGMKKSLPDTLPLFIQRVKSMVDKPVVVGFGISRASQIKELCRFADGVVIGSRIIEAIKNREDMNALLKSFKRSTIR